Proteins from a genomic interval of Mycolicibacterium grossiae:
- a CDS encoding ABC transporter permease — MTVDIADAHAIRSGLRPVVVRRLRPALWLSVAFLVLIVAWAVAPAAFTTGSPFDTDIDAALRGPSSQHWFGTDASGRDIYTRVVFGARSSLLIGLGATAAALAVAIALGVAAGLGGRITDGLISRFVEVLLAIPGLLIALVFIAMSGPGVTTEIIAVAIGSAAGYAWMVRGQVIAVKGSDYVEAAVALGHRPRRIIGRHVLPNAMRPLVAVATLGVGQSIVWASSLSFLGLGVAPPAPEWGAMLDAGRDFVSTAWWLELFPGLAIIGCTLAVTVIGRHVQQRLEGRLP; from the coding sequence ATGACCGTCGACATCGCCGACGCGCACGCCATCCGGTCCGGGCTGCGTCCCGTCGTCGTCCGCAGGCTCCGCCCCGCACTGTGGCTGTCGGTGGCGTTCCTGGTGCTGATCGTCGCGTGGGCCGTCGCACCCGCCGCCTTCACCACCGGGTCGCCCTTCGACACCGACATCGACGCGGCCCTGCGCGGACCGTCGTCGCAACACTGGTTCGGTACGGACGCCTCGGGCCGCGACATCTACACCCGCGTGGTGTTCGGCGCGCGCAGCTCGCTGCTGATCGGGCTCGGCGCGACCGCGGCGGCCCTCGCCGTCGCCATCGCGCTGGGCGTCGCGGCCGGCCTCGGCGGCCGGATCACCGACGGTCTCATCAGTCGATTCGTCGAAGTCCTGCTGGCCATTCCGGGCCTGCTGATCGCCCTGGTGTTCATCGCGATGTCCGGGCCGGGCGTGACCACCGAGATCATCGCGGTGGCCATCGGCTCGGCCGCCGGATACGCGTGGATGGTGCGCGGCCAGGTCATCGCCGTCAAGGGCTCCGACTACGTCGAGGCGGCCGTCGCCCTCGGGCACCGACCGCGTCGCATCATCGGCAGGCACGTGCTCCCCAACGCGATGCGCCCGCTGGTCGCCGTGGCCACCCTGGGCGTCGGCCAGTCGATCGTGTGGGCGTCGTCGCTGAGCTTCCTGGGACTCGGCGTCGCGCCACCGGCACCGGAATGGGGCGCCATGCTGGACGCGGGCCGTGACTTCGTCTCCACGGCATGGTGGTTGGAGCTGTTCCCGGGCCTCGCGATCATCGGCTGCACGCTCGCGGTGACGGTCATCGGGCGCCACGTGCAGCAGCGACTGGAAGGACGGCTCCCGTGA
- a CDS encoding dipeptide ABC transporter ATP-binding protein, which translates to MHVEDLHVAFGHRDAPPVVRGVSFHVGTGECLAIVGESGSGKSVTARALLGLAGPEAHVGATTLALHGRSLLGNGDREWRRIRGAEVGFMLQDALVSLDPLRTVGAEIAETLRLHRFGGRARRRERVLDLLASVGVPEPELRARQLPHQLSGGQRQRALIASAIALDPALLIADEPTTALDVTVQAQILDLLAERRRRGTGLILISHDLSVVSRLADRVAVMRGGVIVEQGAAADVLGDPQHAYTRALLDAVPATHRKGTRLSGVPPRTGGSTSRRTPSGDGALLSVRGVTKRFRGPDGVERAAVEDVSFEVGIGETVGIVGESGSGKTTTARLALALLSPDDGVVELAGEPWSAVDEARRRSRRRRISVVQQDPLGSFDPRWTVRRILEDALPAEVSTDSVRRRDRIDELLADVGLPAEHLDRRPLLLSGGQRQRVSIARALASEPDLIVCDEPVSALDVTIQAQVLDLLTDLQQRLRLSYLFISHDLGVIHHLADRVLVMHDGRIVESGSAEDVFAQPRHPYTQRLLASLQRAEPQTVPGG; encoded by the coding sequence ATGCACGTGGAGGATCTGCACGTCGCCTTCGGGCACCGCGACGCGCCGCCCGTGGTGCGCGGCGTGTCGTTCCACGTCGGCACGGGGGAGTGCCTCGCGATCGTCGGCGAATCCGGTTCCGGGAAGAGCGTGACCGCACGGGCTCTGCTCGGCCTCGCCGGTCCGGAAGCACACGTCGGGGCGACGACGCTGGCGTTGCACGGCAGGTCCCTGCTGGGTAATGGCGACCGGGAATGGCGCCGGATCCGCGGTGCCGAGGTGGGTTTCATGCTGCAGGACGCCCTGGTGTCACTGGATCCGCTGCGGACGGTCGGCGCCGAGATCGCCGAGACGCTGCGGTTGCACCGGTTCGGCGGCCGTGCCCGTCGTCGCGAGCGCGTGCTCGACCTGCTCGCGTCGGTCGGCGTCCCGGAACCCGAGCTGCGGGCCCGTCAGCTCCCACACCAGCTGTCCGGCGGCCAGCGGCAGCGGGCGCTGATCGCCTCGGCGATCGCCCTGGACCCCGCCCTGTTGATCGCCGACGAACCGACCACCGCGCTCGACGTGACCGTGCAGGCACAGATCCTCGACCTGCTCGCCGAGCGGCGGCGTCGCGGCACCGGCCTCATCCTGATCAGTCACGACCTCTCGGTCGTGAGTCGGCTGGCCGACCGCGTCGCCGTGATGCGCGGCGGGGTGATCGTCGAGCAGGGCGCCGCCGCCGACGTCCTCGGCGACCCGCAGCACGCCTACACGCGAGCCCTCCTCGACGCGGTGCCCGCGACGCACCGCAAGGGCACGCGGTTGTCCGGGGTCCCGCCCCGGACGGGGGGCTCGACCTCACGGCGCACCCCGTCCGGGGACGGCGCCTTGCTGTCCGTACGGGGCGTGACGAAGCGGTTCCGCGGTCCCGACGGCGTGGAACGCGCGGCGGTCGAAGACGTTTCGTTCGAGGTGGGCATCGGTGAAACGGTCGGCATCGTCGGCGAGTCCGGGTCGGGGAAGACCACCACCGCACGTCTGGCGCTGGCACTGCTCAGCCCCGACGACGGCGTCGTCGAACTTGCGGGCGAGCCGTGGAGTGCGGTCGACGAGGCCCGGCGCCGGTCGCGGCGACGCCGCATCTCCGTCGTGCAGCAGGACCCGCTGGGATCATTCGATCCGCGGTGGACGGTGCGTCGGATCCTCGAGGACGCCTTGCCCGCCGAGGTGTCCACCGATTCGGTGCGTCGTCGCGACCGCATCGACGAGCTGCTGGCCGACGTCGGACTGCCCGCCGAGCACCTCGACCGACGACCCCTGCTGCTCTCCGGCGGGCAACGGCAACGGGTGTCGATCGCGCGGGCCCTTGCGTCGGAGCCGGACCTCATCGTGTGCGACGAGCCGGTGTCCGCGCTCGACGTGACGATCCAGGCGCAGGTGCTCGACCTGCTGACCGATCTGCAGCAGCGGCTGCGGCTGTCGTACCTGTTCATCTCGCACGACCTCGGCGTCATCCACCACCTGGCCGACCGCGTGCTGGTGATGCACGACGGCCGGATCGTCGAATCGGGTTCCGCCGAAGACGTATTCGCGCAACCCCGTCACCCGTACACCCAGCGACTCCTCGCGAGCCTGCAGCGGGCCGAGCCGCAGACCGTTCCCGGAGGCTGA
- a CDS encoding ABC transporter permease: MTDPVSTPGGHRRSLRRVAGRVAGVLGVLWGAATLTFIAQHVMPTDPVLAILGGAGAKPTPEQVAAVRVQYGLDRPVLEQYADYLTGLLHGDLGTSYSRKQPVADIIAQQVGPTLTLTAVALVAAWIVAVAVTLLTAHRHRAVAALGSGLETFLAALPQYWLGIVLLVIFAFHLHVLPVVGDGGLEGLVLPALTLALPLAGFLGQVTRDEFSVAMEQPFAVSARARGMSDWGVRWRHALRHAVLPGLTLSGWALGSLFSTAVIVETIFVRPGLGRVLVDAVVAHDMPVVVGVTLFVAAVYVVANLVVNVAFTRVDPRLRRADR, encoded by the coding sequence GTGACCGACCCCGTCTCCACTCCGGGCGGGCACCGCCGGTCGCTGCGGCGAGTGGCCGGCCGCGTCGCCGGCGTGCTCGGAGTGCTCTGGGGCGCAGCGACGTTGACGTTCATCGCCCAGCACGTGATGCCGACCGATCCGGTGCTGGCGATCCTCGGTGGCGCCGGGGCCAAGCCGACGCCCGAGCAGGTCGCCGCCGTGCGCGTGCAGTACGGACTCGACCGGCCGGTCCTCGAGCAGTACGCCGACTACCTGACCGGACTGCTGCACGGCGACCTGGGCACGTCCTACAGCCGCAAGCAACCGGTCGCCGACATCATCGCCCAGCAGGTCGGCCCGACGTTGACGCTGACGGCCGTGGCGCTCGTCGCCGCATGGATCGTGGCGGTCGCCGTGACGCTGCTGACGGCGCACCGTCACCGCGCCGTCGCGGCGCTGGGTTCCGGCCTCGAGACGTTCCTGGCCGCGCTGCCGCAGTACTGGCTCGGCATCGTGCTGCTCGTGATCTTCGCCTTCCACCTGCACGTGCTGCCGGTCGTCGGTGACGGCGGGTTGGAGGGCCTCGTCCTGCCCGCGTTGACCCTGGCGCTGCCGCTGGCGGGCTTTCTGGGACAGGTGACCCGCGACGAATTCTCCGTGGCGATGGAACAGCCATTCGCGGTGTCCGCCCGGGCCCGAGGCATGAGCGACTGGGGCGTGCGGTGGCGACACGCCCTGCGCCACGCAGTCCTTCCGGGCCTGACGCTGTCGGGGTGGGCGTTGGGCTCGCTGTTCTCCACGGCCGTCATCGTCGAGACCATCTTCGTGCGGCCGGGTCTGGGCCGGGTGCTGGTCGACGCGGTCGTCGCCCACGACATGCCCGTCGTGGTCGGCGTCACGCTATTCGTCGCGGCGGTCTACGTAGTGGCCAACCTGGTGGTCAACGTCGCGTTCACCCGAGTCGACCCCCGGCTGCGGAGGGCGGACCGATGA
- a CDS encoding ABC transporter substrate-binding protein — MRAIAAVRSSYLAGALTMAVTVALAGCSGGDSSSSAPSGPPVSGGSIVYGADREPLCLDPHNNGDMPQTYVARQFLDSLVSERPDGTVVPWLADSWTVSPDGLTYTFRIKQGVKFHDGTTLDAAAVKANFDHMLDPATQSLTDAGYLRPYYASSRAIDPSTFEITLSRPYSALLPVLSQAFFGIQSPKAMARGLKDNCQSPVGTGPFIVKEWVHGQSVELDRNPDYDSAPADAKHQGPAYLDHVSWKFLEDGSVRFAAVQGQGADVIFNPPPQQDATLKADPNLALQEFTHTGQPNGFALNTTRFPFTDTAVRQAFVHGANAEAAVKSAYLGVFDWEHGPLTSTTPFFDGDLGDYFAHDPAKANQLLDAAGWTQRDGDGYRTKDGKQLAATVVYSSDPGDTPPADLTLYQDVQAAVKEIGFNLVLKPLPQDQYYAAFTDQNAYDALAGAYWNSPTPLVLSINYSTDSLNLAPGNNMSWVRNPAIDGPLRQVAASTDPKQQEQLYGSVQKTVAENAYFLGLYPQTTRLVTKKRLQDVWIEPSEGEPVLHDAWFAQ, encoded by the coding sequence ATGCGTGCAATCGCCGCCGTCCGCAGCAGCTACCTCGCCGGCGCACTGACCATGGCGGTCACCGTCGCCCTGGCCGGGTGCAGCGGCGGGGACTCGTCCTCGTCGGCGCCGTCGGGTCCGCCGGTCAGCGGCGGCTCGATCGTCTACGGCGCGGACCGGGAACCGCTGTGCCTGGACCCGCACAACAACGGCGACATGCCGCAGACCTACGTCGCCCGGCAGTTCCTCGACTCACTGGTCTCCGAGCGGCCCGACGGCACCGTCGTCCCCTGGCTGGCCGACTCCTGGACGGTGAGTCCCGACGGGTTGACGTACACCTTCCGGATCAAGCAGGGGGTGAAGTTCCACGACGGCACGACGCTCGACGCGGCTGCGGTGAAGGCGAACTTCGACCACATGCTCGACCCCGCCACGCAGTCGCTGACCGACGCCGGCTACCTGCGGCCGTACTACGCGTCGTCGCGGGCGATCGACCCGTCGACGTTCGAGATCACCCTCTCCAGACCGTATTCGGCACTACTGCCCGTGCTGTCGCAGGCGTTCTTCGGCATCCAGTCCCCGAAGGCGATGGCCCGCGGTCTGAAGGACAACTGCCAGTCGCCGGTCGGGACGGGCCCCTTCATCGTCAAGGAGTGGGTGCACGGGCAGAGCGTCGAACTCGACCGCAATCCCGACTACGATTCGGCACCGGCCGACGCCAAGCACCAGGGCCCGGCCTATCTCGACCACGTGAGCTGGAAGTTCCTGGAGGACGGCTCCGTCCGCTTCGCCGCGGTGCAGGGCCAGGGTGCCGACGTCATCTTCAACCCGCCTCCGCAGCAGGACGCCACGCTCAAGGCCGATCCGAACCTCGCCCTGCAGGAGTTCACCCACACCGGCCAACCGAACGGGTTCGCGCTCAACACGACCCGCTTCCCGTTCACCGATACCGCGGTGCGGCAGGCGTTCGTCCACGGGGCCAATGCCGAGGCCGCCGTGAAGAGCGCCTACCTCGGCGTGTTCGACTGGGAGCACGGGCCGCTGACGTCCACCACGCCGTTCTTCGACGGGGACCTCGGCGACTACTTCGCCCACGACCCGGCCAAGGCGAACCAGCTGCTCGATGCCGCGGGCTGGACCCAGCGCGACGGCGACGGCTACCGCACCAAGGACGGCAAGCAGCTCGCCGCCACCGTCGTCTACTCGTCCGACCCCGGTGACACCCCGCCCGCCGACCTCACCCTCTATCAAGACGTCCAGGCGGCGGTGAAGGAGATCGGCTTCAACCTGGTACTCAAGCCGCTTCCGCAGGATCAGTACTACGCCGCGTTCACCGACCAGAACGCCTACGACGCGCTGGCAGGGGCGTACTGGAACAGCCCGACACCGCTGGTGCTCTCGATCAACTACTCGACCGACTCGCTGAACCTGGCACCCGGCAACAACATGTCGTGGGTGCGCAACCCGGCCATCGACGGGCCATTGCGTCAGGTGGCCGCGTCCACCGACCCCAAGCAGCAGGAGCAGCTGTACGGCTCGGTGCAGAAGACCGTCGCCGAGAACGCCTACTTCCTGGGGCTCTACCCGCAGACGACGCGGCTGGTCACCAAGAAGCGGCTGCAGGACGTGTGGATCGAGCCGTCGGAAGGCGAGCCGGTACTGCACGACGCCTGGTTCGCCCAGTGA